Proteins found in one Paenibacillus borealis genomic segment:
- the yfcE gene encoding phosphodiesterase, with the protein MKLMFISDIHGSLHWLEQALAKAEEEQPHTLVILGDFLYHGPRNPLPEGYNPQGVADKLNAYGKSLVAVRGNCDAEVDQMLLQFPMMGDYVLILHEGRKIYATHGHGFSIDNLPALSPQDVFIQGHTHLPVADVKEGIVVLNPGSISLPKENNPNSYGILDKGEFSIKDFAGNVIKHITL; encoded by the coding sequence ATGAAACTGATGTTTATTTCCGATATACACGGGTCCCTGCACTGGCTGGAGCAGGCGTTGGCCAAGGCAGAGGAGGAGCAGCCGCACACGCTGGTTATACTGGGAGACTTCCTGTATCACGGGCCGAGAAATCCGTTGCCGGAGGGTTACAATCCCCAGGGGGTCGCTGACAAGCTGAATGCTTACGGTAAATCGCTAGTTGCCGTACGAGGTAACTGTGATGCCGAGGTAGACCAGATGCTGCTGCAGTTTCCGATGATGGGCGACTATGTGCTGATTCTCCACGAGGGCCGGAAGATTTATGCCACGCACGGGCATGGATTCAGCATCGATAACTTGCCGGCGCTGTCCCCGCAGGATGTGTTCATCCAAGGACATACTCATCTCCCGGTGGCGGATGTGAAGGAAGGCATTGTTGTGCTTAACCCCGGATCAATCTCCCTGCCCAAAGAGAACAATCCGAATTCTTACGGTATTCTGGACAAGGGTGAATTCAGCATCAAGGATTTCGCCGGCAATGTCATTAAGCATATTACACTGTAA
- a CDS encoding glutamate synthase subunit beta, producing the protein MGKATGFLEYQRRTPAECEPLERIKNWNEFSVPLEDEQLREQGARCMDCGTPFCHVGRLLSGMASGCPLHNLIPEWNDMVYRGNWQVALKRLHKTNNFPEFTGRVCPSPCEGACTVGKNGDPVTIKSIEKSIVDRGFAEGWIVPEPPLTRTGKKVAVVGSGPAGLACAAQLNKAGHTVTVYERADRIGGLLTYGIPNMKLDKKKVQRRVDLLTAEGITFVTRTEIGRDIPAAQLQEEHDAVVLCGGSTKARELPLEGRELRGIHQAMEFLTLNTKSLLDSGLADGEYLSAAGKDVVVIGGGDTGTDCVATSIRHGCRSVIQLEIMPQSPLTRQPGNPWPEWPKVLKVDYGQQEAASLYEEDPRRYLVNTKRFAGDEHGHVQELHTVRIEWKRTEDGRMVPVEVPGSEEVIRAQLVLLALGFTGPEETVLGQLGVERDERSNVKAEFGAQATSVAGVFTAGDMRRGQSLVVWAINEGRQAAREVDRFLMGSSNLP; encoded by the coding sequence ATGGGTAAAGCAACCGGATTTTTAGAATATCAGCGGCGTACGCCTGCTGAATGCGAGCCTTTGGAACGGATTAAGAACTGGAATGAATTTTCGGTACCGCTGGAGGATGAACAGCTGCGGGAGCAAGGTGCCCGCTGCATGGATTGCGGAACACCGTTCTGTCATGTAGGACGTCTGCTGAGCGGAATGGCCAGCGGCTGCCCGCTGCATAACCTTATTCCGGAATGGAACGACATGGTATACCGCGGTAATTGGCAGGTTGCGCTGAAACGGCTGCATAAGACTAACAATTTCCCTGAATTTACAGGACGCGTCTGTCCTTCGCCTTGTGAAGGGGCATGTACCGTCGGGAAGAACGGCGATCCGGTAACGATTAAGTCCATTGAGAAGTCGATTGTAGATAGAGGCTTTGCCGAAGGCTGGATTGTACCTGAGCCGCCGTTAACCCGTACGGGTAAAAAGGTTGCAGTCGTCGGTTCCGGACCTGCAGGGCTTGCGTGTGCAGCACAGCTTAACAAGGCAGGACACACGGTGACGGTATATGAGCGGGCTGACCGGATCGGCGGTCTGCTGACCTACGGCATTCCGAACATGAAGCTGGATAAGAAGAAGGTTCAGCGCCGGGTGGATCTGCTGACCGCGGAAGGGATTACCTTCGTAACCCGGACCGAGATCGGCCGGGATATCCCTGCGGCACAGCTGCAGGAGGAGCATGATGCCGTAGTTCTCTGCGGCGGATCCACTAAGGCACGGGAGCTTCCGCTGGAAGGCCGGGAGCTGCGGGGTATCCATCAGGCGATGGAGTTCCTTACACTGAATACGAAGAGCCTGCTGGATTCCGGGCTGGCTGACGGTGAATATCTGTCAGCGGCGGGCAAGGATGTTGTTGTTATCGGCGGAGGTGATACAGGTACAGACTGTGTAGCTACCTCTATCCGCCATGGTTGTCGAAGTGTCATCCAGCTGGAGATTATGCCACAGTCGCCGCTCACCCGTCAACCGGGCAATCCTTGGCCGGAATGGCCGAAGGTGCTTAAGGTGGACTACGGGCAGCAGGAGGCCGCTTCCCTATATGAAGAAGATCCGCGCCGCTATCTGGTGAACACCAAGCGCTTCGCCGGCGATGAGCACGGACATGTGCAGGAGCTGCACACCGTGCGCATTGAATGGAAGCGCACAGAGGACGGGCGGATGGTGCCTGTTGAAGTTCCGGGCAGTGAAGAGGTTATCCGGGCGCAGCTTGTGCTGCTGGCGCTGGGCTTCACCGGACCCGAAGAAACTGTGCTTGGGCAACTCGGCGTAGAGCGCGACGAGCGTTCCAACGTTAAGGCTGAATTCGGCGCACAGGCAACAAGTGTTGCGGGTGTTTTCACGGCCGGCGACATGCGGCGCGGCCAGAGTCTTGTGGTCTGGGCCATTAACGAAGGCCGTCAGGCCGCCCGTGAAGTGGACCGCTTCCTGATGGGCTCGTCCAACCTGCCATGA
- a CDS encoding PAS domain-containing hybrid sensor histidine kinase/response regulator, producing MDNLAENRIILDQAFLMSPVGMAVLSSEGDRWVMVNPAFCTMLGCSEQEFLAGALFGAGRIRPEEQRGFSLPEIMNGLSQTQGQPLVKEQRFPGHGGRPFWLSLTFVQAEAGQLDRNIIVYAQDVTDRKIADQLTVDSRDLYNLFIKDDQSMISFSLPDGTLSFISPSSFPQIGYQPEEMIGRNRADFYHPDDIDGINSSNGLLQNDTYSRRLRHKEGHYLWFEMSFHEIRDENGEITRIMGIGRNVTRRKQSEEALATAQRVAKIGSWGWDLTKGKLSFSEELRRILQNAVGADNVDYEAFLALVHPEDLTLLQAAVQRAVIRGESGDTAYRLILPKGDILTVHIQWDVTFGPGGQPVQLIGMMQDITERMEMERLLRESERNFRLMSENSLDLISRHAIKDSVFLYCSPASRSLLGYEPEEMIGTSAYHYLHPDDLDMMRDIMAESELSGYIQPVSYRYRHKNGSYIWFETNSRYIFDEQGQAVEIIAVGRNITERKEFDSKLQESEQRYKSLFEYNPSAVYSMNLQGEYLTANPNLEELSGYSLDELLGNYFGPLVADKDVGKTLHHFTLATQGKPQSYDLTLIHKDGHLVEINTTNIPIIVDKQVVGVYGISRDITERIRYTEQIEKLGNDYTLILNAVSEGIFGLDTEGKVTFINPAGAQMLGFEYGEITGHSYLDHLQQTALDGIHYRPEESPLMRAVRAGESHQSKDAVLWRKDGSSFLAEYQVTPLFDKGERKGAVVVFRDITDEKEIIRAKELAEKADQAKSEFLAIMSHELRTPMNGIMGMTDLLTETELDEEQRGYAEIISASSASLLYILNEILDFSKIEAGKMTLTHEPVSLEGLLESVTELFTPKAREKDIELSCHNAPDVPELIMGDAARLRQVLVNLVSNAVKFTEKGHVSIRLGTEYCRDRRKLTLKFSVLDTGIGIPPEKQPLLFQSFSQLHPSINRKYGGTGLGLAICKRLVELMGGAIGVESVEGEGSNFYFTLPIDIDIDPDGGGGETADSAEPVSVTDLSAEQGEWAGTGLEQEAAGKELTLPAQGMLPAAKFGPLRILIAEDHPVNQKLLLTMLRTRGYAADLVDNGSGALQAVLREPYDLVFMDVQMPVMSGLTATARIRQQAPRNHQPYIAAVTAYARDEDRERCHAVGMDDFVSKPFLTTDIERVLQHCRNRVSL from the coding sequence ATGGATAACTTGGCAGAGAATAGAATCATTCTGGATCAAGCATTCCTGATGTCTCCAGTGGGGATGGCTGTGCTGTCTTCTGAAGGAGACCGCTGGGTCATGGTTAACCCTGCTTTTTGCACGATGCTTGGCTGCAGTGAACAGGAGTTTCTCGCAGGTGCTTTATTCGGGGCAGGCCGGATCAGGCCGGAAGAGCAGCGGGGATTCTCTTTACCTGAAATTATGAACGGGCTGTCGCAGACACAGGGGCAGCCGCTTGTGAAAGAGCAGCGGTTCCCGGGCCACGGCGGACGACCGTTCTGGCTCTCCCTGACGTTTGTTCAGGCAGAAGCAGGGCAGTTAGACCGGAATATTATTGTATACGCACAGGATGTTACGGACCGCAAGATTGCTGACCAGCTGACAGTAGACAGCCGCGATCTGTACAATTTATTTATAAAAGATGATCAGAGCATGATCTCCTTCTCACTGCCGGACGGGACGTTAAGCTTTATTTCCCCCTCCTCCTTCCCGCAGATCGGATATCAGCCGGAGGAGATGATCGGAAGAAACCGGGCGGATTTCTATCATCCGGACGATATTGACGGGATCAACAGCTCCAACGGCCTGTTGCAGAATGATACTTACAGCCGCCGGTTGCGTCACAAGGAAGGGCATTATTTATGGTTTGAGATGTCTTTTCATGAAATCCGCGATGAGAACGGCGAAATTACACGAATTATGGGAATCGGGCGTAATGTGACCCGGCGTAAGCAGAGCGAGGAAGCGCTCGCCACTGCCCAGCGGGTTGCCAAAATAGGTTCGTGGGGCTGGGATTTAACTAAGGGCAAACTGTCATTCTCGGAAGAATTGCGGCGTATTCTGCAGAATGCCGTCGGGGCCGACAATGTGGATTATGAAGCCTTTCTGGCTCTGGTCCATCCGGAGGATCTCACTCTCTTGCAGGCAGCTGTACAGCGTGCAGTAATCAGGGGAGAGTCCGGAGACACGGCTTACCGGCTGATTCTGCCCAAAGGCGATATTCTCACGGTCCATATCCAATGGGATGTAACCTTCGGACCGGGCGGCCAGCCGGTTCAGCTTATCGGCATGATGCAGGATATTACCGAGCGTATGGAAATGGAGCGGCTGCTGCGGGAGAGCGAACGCAATTTCCGCCTGATGTCGGAGAATTCGCTCGACCTAATTTCCCGCCATGCCATTAAAGACAGCGTCTTCCTGTATTGCTCTCCGGCCAGCCGTTCATTGCTCGGCTATGAGCCGGAAGAGATGATCGGCACCAGCGCCTATCATTATTTGCATCCGGATGATCTGGATATGATGAGAGACATCATGGCCGAAAGCGAGCTCTCCGGGTATATTCAGCCGGTCTCCTACCGCTACCGCCATAAGAACGGCAGCTACATCTGGTTTGAGACGAACAGCCGTTATATTTTTGATGAGCAGGGTCAGGCAGTTGAGATTATTGCCGTCGGCCGGAACATTACAGAACGTAAAGAGTTCGACTCGAAACTGCAGGAAAGCGAGCAGCGCTACAAATCTTTGTTCGAGTATAATCCTTCAGCGGTATATTCCATGAATCTGCAGGGTGAATATCTCACGGCCAATCCCAATTTGGAGGAGCTGAGCGGGTACTCCCTGGACGAACTGCTGGGTAATTATTTCGGACCGCTTGTGGCGGACAAGGATGTCGGGAAGACACTGCATCATTTCACTCTGGCTACCCAAGGTAAACCCCAGAGCTATGATCTTACACTGATTCATAAGGATGGCCATCTGGTGGAGATTAACACGACCAATATTCCTATTATTGTGGACAAGCAGGTTGTAGGCGTGTATGGGATTTCCCGTGACATTACGGAACGTATCCGTTATACAGAACAGATTGAGAAGCTGGGTAATGATTACACGTTGATCCTGAACGCGGTCTCCGAAGGGATATTCGGTCTGGATACTGAGGGGAAAGTAACCTTTATTAATCCTGCCGGGGCACAGATGCTGGGCTTTGAATATGGAGAGATCACAGGCCATTCTTACCTGGACCACCTCCAACAGACAGCGCTTGACGGCATTCATTACCGGCCGGAGGAATCGCCGCTGATGCGGGCGGTGCGGGCAGGGGAATCTCATCAGAGCAAAGATGCGGTGCTGTGGCGCAAGGATGGCTCCAGCTTTCTGGCCGAATATCAGGTTACTCCTCTGTTTGACAAGGGTGAGCGCAAGGGAGCTGTTGTTGTCTTCCGTGACATTACTGATGAGAAGGAGATTATTAGAGCGAAGGAACTGGCAGAGAAAGCAGACCAGGCCAAATCGGAATTTCTCGCTATCATGAGCCATGAACTGCGGACGCCGATGAACGGAATTATGGGAATGACGGATCTGCTCACAGAGACGGAGCTTGACGAGGAGCAGCGGGGATATGCCGAGATCATTAGCGCCAGCAGCGCGTCCCTGTTATATATTCTTAATGAAATTCTGGATTTCAGCAAAATAGAAGCCGGTAAAATGACGCTTACTCATGAACCGGTCAGCCTGGAAGGACTGCTGGAAAGCGTAACGGAGCTGTTCACGCCCAAAGCCCGGGAGAAGGACATCGAGCTGTCCTGCCATAATGCGCCTGATGTGCCCGAGCTGATTATGGGCGATGCGGCCCGTCTGCGCCAGGTGCTGGTGAACCTCGTCAGCAATGCGGTCAAATTCACGGAGAAGGGGCATGTCTCTATCCGTCTCGGTACGGAATACTGCCGGGACCGCAGGAAGCTGACATTGAAATTCAGTGTGCTGGATACAGGTATCGGAATTCCGCCGGAGAAACAGCCGCTGTTGTTCCAGTCCTTCTCCCAGCTTCATCCGTCGATCAACCGCAAATACGGGGGAACCGGACTGGGGCTCGCGATCTGCAAACGGCTGGTTGAGCTGATGGGCGGAGCCATCGGAGTGGAAAGTGTAGAAGGGGAAGGCTCGAATTTCTATTTCACCCTGCCTATAGATATTGATATCGATCCTGATGGAGGAGGCGGGGAAACAGCAGATTCCGCTGAGCCTGTATCTGTAACGGATCTCTCAGCAGAACAGGGAGAATGGGCCGGAACAGGCCTTGAGCAGGAGGCTGCTGGCAAGGAACTGACGCTGCCTGCTCAAGGAATGCTGCCTGCCGCCAAATTTGGACCTTTGCGTATACTGATCGCGGAGGACCATCCGGTCAATCAGAAGCTGCTGCTGACCATGCTCCGCACAAGGGGGTATGCCGCTGACCTCGTAGATAATGGCAGCGGGGCGCTGCAGGCTGTGCTCCGCGAGCCGTATGATCTGGTATTTATGGATGTGCAAATGCCGGTGATGAGCGGGCTGACGGCAACGGCCAGAATCCGTCAGCAGGCTCCCCGGAATCATCAGCCTTATATTGCGGCAGTGACAGCCTATGCGAGAGACGAGGACAGGGAACGCTGCCACGCGGTCGGCATGGATGACTTTGTCAGCAAGCCGTTTCTGACCACGGATATTGAACGTGTCTTGCAGCATTGCCGGAATAGGGTATCCCTATGA
- a CDS encoding C39 family peptidase has product MSGQPSGRQLKAEPYTQWEEGVASPASACGPATMAALMEYWHTRMGRLFIPGAGHFDSKAAHINYIYTHHGGTPWGMSVRGFTRGLRDYIIHAAPRGAGSSRLLTVSVFNDIGRYKAEIDAARPVALKFDKWFSLRWRGSYIYDYHWVLGTGYEDNADGTCTLVVHDNGIRHPGRGYTPGRERRISYAANQAILTMVALNIAEASEAP; this is encoded by the coding sequence ATGAGCGGGCAGCCGTCCGGCCGGCAGTTGAAGGCGGAACCGTATACGCAGTGGGAAGAGGGGGTGGCCTCTCCCGCCTCGGCCTGCGGTCCGGCAACTATGGCCGCGCTCATGGAATATTGGCACACGCGTATGGGCAGGCTGTTTATTCCGGGGGCCGGACATTTTGATTCCAAAGCAGCACATATCAATTACATATACACCCATCATGGCGGAACACCCTGGGGAATGAGCGTACGGGGCTTCACCAGAGGCCTCCGGGATTATATCATCCATGCTGCTCCGCGCGGCGCGGGAAGCTCCAGGCTGCTTACGGTATCGGTATTTAATGATATCGGGAGATACAAAGCCGAGATCGATGCTGCGCGGCCTGTAGCCTTGAAGTTCGATAAATGGTTCAGCCTCCGCTGGAGGGGAAGTTATATCTATGATTATCATTGGGTGCTTGGAACCGGTTATGAGGATAACGCTGATGGAACATGCACGCTGGTTGTCCATGACAATGGAATACGGCATCCGGGCCGCGGGTATACCCCCGGCCGAGAACGGCGGATTTCTTACGCGGCGAATCAGGCAATTCTTACGATGGTAGCGCTTAATATAGCGGAAGCCTCTGAAGCACCTTAA
- the pulA gene encoding type I pullulanase, which translates to MSVQKEMKEPIYYGDPAATSGISVFDREFDELFSYDGNDLGLNYSVTGSAFCLWAPTAQEAELVLYESWQDAAGQHIPMIRDIRGTWRITVPGDLEGKFYTYRVRLGDLWNEAADPYARAVGVNGDRGAVLDMTKTDPEHWTQDKPPLEDPVDAVIYELHLRDLSMHPVSGITHKGQYLGLAEAGTRGPEGIPTGLDHIAALGVTHVQLLPVYDYATESVDETRLDQPHYNWGYDPKNYNVPEGSYATDPYVPGLRIKELKTMIQALHDRGLRVIMDVVYNHVYDGFRVNFTKLVPGYYLRYKPDGRLSNGSGCGNDTASERLMMSRFIVESVLYWAEEYHIDGFRFDLMGLLDVGTMREIRRRLDELDPSLLTIGEGWVMDTELAEDLRANQRHANELPGIGHFNDGYRDAVKGNIFLHDQKGFISGGIGFERNVKAGIAGGIYYGPGLGQFAQEPQQSVNYVECHDNHTLWDKLLLSTGGIADEQRRAMHHLASAMILTSQGIPFIHAGQEFMRTKDGLENSYKSPVEYNWLDWERCAQHAESVEYMKRLIALRAARPAFRLRTADEIRDCLVFEEAPAHSVAFSLRNHAGGDSAQHLYVLYNADPDGAVLELPLLGEWTVLFGEDHVGQLESGILAAKGIGMIVLAVL; encoded by the coding sequence TTGTCCGTACAAAAGGAAATGAAGGAACCAATCTATTATGGGGATCCGGCGGCTACCAGCGGTATATCCGTGTTTGACCGGGAATTTGATGAACTGTTCAGCTACGACGGAAACGATCTTGGCTTGAATTATTCGGTCACCGGCTCGGCGTTCTGTCTGTGGGCGCCAACCGCCCAGGAAGCAGAGCTTGTGCTCTATGAGTCATGGCAGGACGCAGCCGGACAGCATATTCCGATGATCCGGGATATCCGGGGAACCTGGAGAATCACCGTTCCCGGTGATCTGGAAGGGAAATTCTACACCTACCGTGTGCGGCTGGGGGATTTGTGGAATGAAGCAGCGGATCCCTACGCCCGTGCTGTCGGTGTGAATGGAGACAGGGGTGCGGTTCTTGATATGACTAAGACAGATCCTGAGCATTGGACACAGGATAAACCGCCTCTGGAGGACCCGGTTGATGCCGTTATCTATGAGCTTCATCTGCGCGACCTGTCGATGCATCCTGTCAGCGGGATAACTCATAAAGGACAATATTTAGGGCTTGCCGAAGCCGGAACACGCGGCCCTGAAGGGATACCGACCGGGCTCGATCATATTGCAGCACTTGGAGTGACTCATGTGCAGCTGCTGCCTGTCTACGATTATGCTACGGAGAGCGTGGATGAAACCCGGCTGGATCAGCCGCATTATAATTGGGGATACGATCCCAAGAACTATAATGTGCCTGAAGGCTCCTATGCTACAGACCCGTATGTGCCGGGTCTGCGCATCAAGGAGCTGAAGACTATGATACAGGCGCTGCATGACCGGGGTCTGCGCGTCATTATGGATGTTGTCTACAATCATGTGTATGACGGCTTCCGGGTGAACTTTACCAAGCTGGTTCCGGGATATTATCTGCGCTACAAACCGGACGGCAGACTGTCCAACGGATCCGGCTGCGGCAATGACACCGCTTCTGAACGGTTGATGATGTCGCGTTTCATCGTGGAGTCGGTACTATACTGGGCTGAGGAATATCATATCGACGGCTTCCGCTTCGATCTGATGGGATTGCTTGATGTCGGCACAATGAGAGAAATTCGCCGCCGTCTGGATGAGCTGGATCCTTCCCTGCTGACCATAGGCGAAGGCTGGGTGATGGATACGGAGCTGGCAGAGGATCTCCGCGCCAACCAGCGCCATGCCAATGAGCTGCCGGGCATCGGACATTTCAATGACGGTTACCGCGATGCGGTCAAAGGCAATATTTTTCTGCATGATCAGAAAGGCTTCATTAGCGGCGGTATCGGCTTTGAACGGAATGTGAAGGCCGGTATTGCCGGAGGCATCTATTACGGTCCAGGTCTTGGACAATTCGCCCAGGAGCCGCAGCAAAGTGTCAACTATGTGGAATGTCATGACAATCATACGTTGTGGGATAAGCTTCTGCTGTCTACCGGAGGAATAGCTGATGAACAGCGCCGCGCCATGCACCATTTGGCCTCAGCAATGATCCTGACCAGCCAGGGAATTCCCTTCATCCATGCCGGCCAGGAGTTCATGCGGACCAAAGACGGGCTGGAGAACAGCTATAAATCGCCTGTGGAATACAACTGGCTGGACTGGGAGCGCTGTGCACAACACGCGGAGTCTGTAGAATATATGAAGCGGCTGATTGCGCTGCGCGCGGCCCGTCCCGCTTTCCGGCTGCGGACCGCCGATGAAATCCGTGACTGTCTGGTCTTCGAGGAGGCTCCGGCGCATTCGGTTGCCTTCTCGCTAAGAAATCATGCCGGCGGAGATTCCGCACAGCATCTTTACGTCCTGTACAACGCTGATCCGGATGGAGCCGTTCTTGAACTGCCCTTGCTGGGGGAATGGACGGTTCTGTTCGGCGAAGACCATGTGGGACAGCTGGAGAGCGGAATCTTAGCGGCAAAAGGGATTGGAATGATCGTACTGGCTGTACTGTAA
- a CDS encoding PadR family transcriptional regulator yields the protein MISSDVIRGYNDTMILYMLLDGESYGYEISKNIRKLSEEKYIMKETTLYSAFARLEKNGYIDSFYLDETFGKRRTYYRITPQGLAYYHAKCAEWQVTQEVINKFIKEL from the coding sequence TTGATCAGCAGTGACGTTATCCGGGGATACAACGATACGATGATCCTCTACATGCTTCTGGACGGGGAGTCTTATGGCTATGAGATTTCCAAGAATATACGGAAGCTTTCGGAAGAGAAATACATTATGAAGGAAACTACGCTCTATTCCGCATTCGCCCGGCTGGAGAAGAACGGATACATTGACTCATTCTATCTGGATGAGACTTTCGGGAAAAGGCGTACTTATTACCGTATCACCCCGCAGGGTCTGGCCTATTACCACGCCAAATGTGCGGAATGGCAAGTTACGCAAGAAGTCATCAACAAATTCATAAAGGAGCTGTGA
- a CDS encoding permease prefix domain 1-containing protein, with product MDTIIGYLNNMFASLPRTEQMYKLKQELLGNMEEKYHELKNDGKSENEAVGIVISEFGNIDELISELGIGEVRKEEMLPVLTELETEEFIAAKRRSGLLIGLGVGLIMVGAGLLILLAILGENGFMRSAFSEDAMSMIGVAFLLILLVPAIAMFIYSGMRMEKYKYMESGFSLPYHLQAEVERKQSAFAATYMLSLIMGVSLCVLSPVAIFVGSAFGDAGSSYGVVVLLAVVAVAVFLFVYYGNIRGAYQMLLKTGDFSKEKKEEDRVIGAVASIVWPLVTCVFLVSGFVYDQWHINWIVFPVTGILFGVFSSAYNILKGKDAA from the coding sequence TTGGATACAATTATAGGTTATCTGAACAATATGTTCGCTTCTCTCCCCAGAACGGAACAGATGTATAAGCTGAAGCAGGAACTGCTTGGCAACATGGAGGAGAAGTATCATGAACTGAAGAATGACGGGAAGTCGGAGAATGAGGCGGTGGGCATCGTCATTTCCGAATTCGGCAACATTGATGAGCTGATCAGCGAGCTGGGCATCGGGGAGGTCCGTAAGGAAGAGATGCTTCCGGTGCTTACTGAGCTGGAGACAGAGGAATTCATTGCTGCCAAAAGGAGATCCGGGCTGCTTATAGGGTTGGGCGTGGGGCTGATTATGGTGGGCGCCGGCCTGCTCATTCTGCTTGCGATTCTTGGGGAGAACGGGTTTATGAGATCTGCCTTTTCGGAGGATGCCATGAGCATGATTGGAGTAGCCTTCCTCTTGATTCTGCTCGTTCCTGCCATTGCGATGTTTATCTACAGCGGCATGCGAATGGAGAAGTATAAATATATGGAGTCCGGATTCAGTTTGCCTTACCATCTGCAGGCTGAGGTTGAGCGGAAGCAGTCCGCTTTTGCCGCAACCTATATGCTGTCGCTTATCATGGGAGTCAGCCTGTGCGTATTGTCGCCGGTTGCTATTTTTGTAGGTTCTGCTTTTGGGGACGCAGGCTCCTCTTACGGGGTTGTGGTTCTGCTGGCTGTTGTGGCTGTGGCTGTTTTCCTCTTTGTCTATTACGGGAATATCCGGGGAGCGTATCAGATGCTGCTGAAGACCGGGGATTTCAGTAAAGAAAAGAAGGAGGAGGACCGGGTGATCGGTGCGGTTGCCTCCATAGTCTGGCCGCTGGTTACCTGCGTTTTTCTGGTCAGCGGTTTTGTATACGATCAGTGGCATATCAACTGGATCGTGTTTCCTGTAACGGGTATTCTGTTCGGGGTATTCAGCTCCGCCTACAATATTCTCAAGGGGAAAGATGCAGCCTGA
- a CDS encoding glycosyltransferase family 4 protein, which produces MRICIIAPEQFPVPGDGSVEICIWNIARRLARRHKVTIVSRRSPGLPDIDEIEQVRFIRLPSGTPSRYRSSVLGYLETAEPFELIQVDNRPLLLAAVKRRHPGIPVLLFLHSLTFVPPESRIARSLALADAVAANSRSLQQRLAQRFPGIPGKLRVVPLGADLSRFAPVLPQEKARLRTQYGLAPGFTVLFVGRVIPRKGVPVLIRAMHRLNRHMPARLVIAGGGKPAYLRQLKALARRLGVRVSFLGNIPHENIHSLYQAADCFICPSQRHESFGLVNVEAMASGLPVIASRNGGIREIIDSGHNGYLVDRYRDSAPFAKRMLMIGRNPVLAARIGMQGRSDALQMFEWQHTVDLLENLYLKLAPQ; this is translated from the coding sequence ATGCGTATCTGCATTATTGCACCGGAACAGTTCCCGGTTCCAGGGGACGGCTCTGTAGAGATCTGCATCTGGAATATTGCCCGGCGGCTTGCCCGAAGGCACAAGGTAACTATAGTGAGCAGGAGGTCGCCCGGACTCCCGGACATTGACGAAATAGAACAAGTCCGGTTCATCCGCCTTCCCTCAGGCACCCCTTCCCGGTACCGCAGCTCGGTTCTCGGATATCTGGAAACGGCGGAGCCCTTTGAACTGATTCAGGTCGATAACCGGCCGCTGCTGCTGGCCGCCGTCAAGCGGCGGCACCCAGGCATTCCGGTGCTGCTGTTCCTGCATTCCCTGACCTTTGTGCCGCCGGAATCCAGAATTGCCCGCAGCCTGGCCCTGGCGGACGCTGTCGCGGCCAACAGCCGCTCCCTGCAGCAGCGGCTCGCGCAGCGGTTTCCCGGTATCCCCGGCAAGCTCCGCGTTGTTCCGCTTGGAGCGGACCTGTCCCGCTTCGCCCCCGTGCTACCGCAGGAGAAGGCACGCCTGCGCACGCAGTACGGTCTTGCTCCCGGCTTCACCGTCCTGTTCGTCGGCCGGGTAATCCCCCGCAAGGGAGTACCTGTGCTGATCCGGGCCATGCACCGGCTGAACAGGCATATGCCCGCCCGGCTGGTGATCGCCGGCGGGGGGAAGCCGGCTTATCTCCGGCAGCTTAAGGCCCTCGCGCGGCGGCTGGGCGTACGCGTGTCCTTCCTGGGCAATATTCCGCACGAGAATATTCACAGCCTATATCAGGCTGCCGACTGCTTCATCTGTCCTTCCCAGCGGCATGAATCCTTCGGACTGGTCAACGTAGAGGCCATGGCCTCGGGGCTGCCGGTAATTGCCTCACGAAACGGCGGAATCCGGGAAATTATTGATTCCGGCCATAACGGATATCTGGTGGACAGATACCGCGACTCTGCTCCTTTCGCCAAGCGGATGCTGATGATCGGGCGCAATCCGGTGCTCGCGGCAAGGATCGGGATGCAGGGACGGAGCGATGCGCTGCAGATGTTCGAATGGCAGCATACAGTAGATCTGCTGGAGAATCTCTATCTGAAGCTCGCACCGCAGTAA